A single window of Drosophila suzukii chromosome 3, CBGP_Dsuzu_IsoJpt1.0, whole genome shotgun sequence DNA harbors:
- the Madm gene encoding nuclear receptor-binding protein homolog: protein MSNSQANAGNSGSATSDEPTQHHPPLAAAPANASCPAATPASQSTQQPPHIVGASTADAGSGVAVGVGVSVVVGSEGVNLDSSPRESGDDSEDESEILEESPCGRWLKRREEVDQRDVPGIDCVHLAMDTEEGVEVVWNEVQYASLQELKSQEEKMRQVFDNLLQLDHQNIVKFHRYWTDTQQAERPRVVFITEYMSSGSLKQFLKRTKRNAKRLPLESWRRWCTQILSALSYLHSCSPPIIHGNLTCDSIFIQHNGLVKIGSVVPDAVHYSVRRGRERERERERGAHYFQAPEYGAADQLTAALDIYAFGMCALEMAALEIQPSNSESTAINEETIQRTIFSLENDLQRDLIRKCLNPQPQDRPSANDLLFHPLLFEVHSLKLLTAHCLVFSPANRTMFSETAFDGLMQRYYQPDVVMAQLRLAGGQERQYRLADVSGADKLEKFVEDVKYGVYPLITYSGKKPPNFRSRAASPERADSVKSATPEPVDTESRRIVNMMCSVKIKEDSNDITMTILLRMDDKMNRQLTCQVNENDTAADLTSELVRLGFVHLDDQDKIQVLLEETLKAGVMSDGAGAESSGVGVTTTATMAALEQLERNWSISSDADQQGTAVMYVPQGQQHTDVDVDVEQSGTTSN, encoded by the exons ATGTCAAATAGCCAAGCGAATGCCGGCAACAGCGGTAGCGCGACATCGGATGAACCGACCCAGCACCACCCCCCCTTGGCGGCCGCCCCTGCAAATGCATCCTGCCCAGCCGCGACGCCGGCGTCGCAGTCGACGCAGCAGCCCCCGCACATAGTTGGTGCCTCAACAGCTGATGCTGGCAGCGGCGTCGCGGTCGGCGTCGGCGTCTCTGTTGTCGTCGGCAGCGAGGGCGTTAATCTGGACTCGTCGCCGCGCGAGTCCGGGGACGATTCCGAGGACGAGAGCGAGATCCTGGAGGAGTCGCCATGCGGACGTTGGCTGAAGAGGCGCGAAGAGGTTGACCAACGTGATGTGCCCGGAATCGACTGCGTCCATCTGGCCATGGACACCGAGGAGGGCGTGGAGGTCGTGTGGAATGAGGTGCAATATGCCAGTCTCCAGGAGCTGAAGTCGCAGGAGGAGAAGATGCGACAGGTGTTCGATAATCTGCTGCAGCTGGACCACCAGAACATCGTCAAGTTCCACCGTTACTGGACGGACACGCAGCAGGCCGAGCGGCCTCGAGTGGTCTTCATCACCGAGTACATGTCGAGTGGGTCGCTGAAACAGTTCCTCAAGCGCACGAAGCGCAACGCCAAGCGGTTACCGCTGGAGTCGTGGCGTCGATGGTGCACCCAGATCCTGTCCGCGCTCAGTTATTTGCATTCCTGCTCGCCGCCCATCATCCACGGCAACTTAACCTGTGATAGCATCTTCATCCAGCACAACGGCCTGGTCAAGATCGGCTCGGTGGTCCCGGATGCGGTCCACTACAGCGTTCGGAGGGGACGGGAGCGGGAAAGGGAACGCGAACGGGGGGCCCACTACTTCCAGGCGCCCGAGTACGGAGCCGCCGACCAGTTGACCGCAGCCCTCGACATCTACGCCTTCGGGATGTGTGCCCTGGAGATGGCCGCCCTGGAGATCCAGCCCAGCAATAGCGAGTCGACTGCCATCAACGAGGAGACCATCCAGCGCACAATCTTCAGCCTGGAGAACGATCTGCAGCGCGACCTGATACGAAAGTGTCTCAATCCGCAGCCGCAGGACCGGCCAAGCGCCAATGATCTGCTTTTTCACCCACTGCTCTTCGAG GTGCACTCCCTCAAACTGCTGACTGCCCATTGTCTGGTCTTCTCGCCCGCCAACCGCACCATGTTCTCGGAAACCGCCTTCGACGGCCTGATGCAGCGCTATTACCAGCCGGACGTGGTTATGGCACAGCTTCGGCTGGCTGGTGGGCAGGAACGGCAATACCGACTGGCAGACGTTTCGGGGGCCGACAAACTGGAAAAGTTCGTCGAGGACGTAAAGTACGGTGTGTACCCGCTAATTACGTACAGCGGCAAGAAGCCGCCCAATTTCCGCTCACGGGCCGCCTCGCCCGAGCGGGCTGACTCCGTGAAATCGGCCACGCCAGAGCCGGTGGACACGGAGTCGCGGCGCATCGTTAACATGATGTGCAGCGTAAAGATCAAGGAGGATAGCAATGACATAACCATGACAATACTGCTGCGCATGGACGACAAAATGAACCGCCAACTGACATGCCAGGTGAACGAGAACGATACGGCGGCGGATCTGACCAGCGAACTGGTGCGCTTGGGCTTCGTCCACCTAGACGACCAGGACAAGATCCAGGTGCTGCTGGAGGAGACGCTGAAGGCGGGCGTTATGAGCGACGGTGCCGGGGCAGAGAGCTCCGGGGTGGGGGTAACAACCACGGCAACCATGGCAGCCTTGGAGCAGCTGGAGCGCAACTGGTCTATATCCTCCGACGCAGACCAGCAGGGCACTGCCGTGATGTATGTGCCGCAGGGACAGCAGCACACCGATGTGGACGTCGATGTGGAACAGTCGGGCACGACGAGCAATTGA
- the Dcps gene encoding m7GpppX diphosphatase codes for MTEPVESSEVKSPSYELSKFRLKRILTNNTVRKSISLLGTFDDPADDAIVVLEKNAYRESEVATESPSEESESPKKPSYFSADLKVDTEFVNNIYGSYQVVPSRDLCGVKCTVIYPATEKHIEKYSVCQKYLIRETPDLYQRITLPYLTSSQFSLEWVYNILEHKQEKERIVFEDKDPETGFILLPDLKWDGRNIESLYLLGIVHKHDIKSLRDLNGSHLDLLRNLRQSSKDAISKSYGINPNQLRMYFHYQPSFYHLHVHINPVRNDAPGIWCEKSHMLDTVINNLELMPDYYQRATLPFVLYEGNKLLDLYEQEQPIRVVPALGDDREQPEKESADAEPADGFSDEEQEERQCKRIKLATPEPTEAEATIQACA; via the exons atgacTGAACCAGTTGAAAGCTCAGAGGTAAAGTCGCCGTCGTACGAATTGTCCAAGTTCCGGCTAAAACGGATACTGACCAACAACACCGTGAGGAAAAGTATATCCCTCCTCGGTACATTTGATGACCCAGCTGACGATGCCATTGTTGTTCTCGAGAAAAATG CTTACCGGGAAAGCGAAGTGGCCACGGAGTCGCCATCAGAGGAGTCGGAGTCTCCAAAAAAACCTAGTTATTTTAGCGCGGATCTGAAAGTTGACACTGAGTTTGTCAATAATATCTACGGCAGTTATCAAGTTGTGCCCAGCCGAGATCTATGCG GTGTTAAGTGCACTGTCATTTATCCCGCCACCGAAAAGCACATCGAAAAATATTCCGTATGCCAGAAGTACCTCATTCGGGAGACCCCTGATCTCTACCAAAGGATAACGCTTCCATATCTCACATCAAGCCAGTTTTCCCTTGAGTGGGTCTATAACATACTCGAGCACAAGCAGGAGAAGGAACGTATCGTGTTTGAGGACAAGGATCCGGAGACTGGCTTTATACTGCTGCCCGACCTCAAATGGGACGGTCGCAACATTGAAAGCCTCTACCTGCTGGGCATTGTTCACAAGCATGACATCAAATCGCTGCGGGATTTGAACGGAAGCCATCTTGATCTGTTGCGAAACCTGCGCCAGTCGTCGAAGGACGCAATCTCCAAGAGCTACGGCATTAATCCCAACCAGCTGCGCATGTACTTCCACTACCAGCCATCCTTCTATCACCTCCATGTGCACATAAATCCGGTTCGAAATGATGCCCCGGGCATATGGTGCGAAAAGTCACATATGCTGGATACTGTGATTAACAACCTGGAGCTCATGCCAGACTACTACCAGCGAGCCACCTTGCCGTTCGTCCTGTATGAAGGCAACAAGCTGTTGGATCTCTATGAGCAGGAGCAACCAATTCGAGTGGTGCCAGCGTTGGGTGATGATAGGGAGCAGCCCGAAAAGGAGTCTGCGGACGCCGAACCAGCAGATGGTTTTAGCGATGAAGAGCAGGAGGAGAGACAGTGCAAGCGCATTAAGCTGGCCACTCCGGAGCCCACAGAGGCCGAAGCTACTATCCAGGCGTGTGCTTAA
- the Sym gene encoding symplekin, whose amino-acid sequence MDSIIGRSQFVSETANLFLDEKTATARAKVVEWCNELVIAPASTKCELLVKVQEIVLGSCTELAEEFLEPVLSLAHDPNMEVRRQVVAFVEQVCKVKVELLPHVINIVSMLLRDNSAQVIKRVIQACGSIYKNGLQYLCNLMEPGDSAEQAWNILSLIKAQILDMIDNENDGIRTNAIKFLEGVVVLQSFADEDSLKRDGDFSLGDVPDHCKLFRRQKLQEEGHNIFDILLQFHGTTHISSVNLIACTSSLCTVAKMRPVFMGAVVDAFKQLNANLPPTLTDSQVSSVRKSLKMQLQTLLKNRGAFEFSGTIRGMLVDLGSSSNEIQKLIPKMDKQEMARRQKRILENAAQSLAKRARLASEQQEQQHREMELDTEELERQKQKSTRVNEKFLAEHLRNPEMVVGLVVEFLPTLPAEVPQKFLEEYTPIREMSIQQQVSNISRMFGEQLSEKRLGPGAATFSREPPMRVKKVQANESASTAMDVDDEAAQKLSEEELQRKEEATKKLRETMERAKGEQTVIEKMKERAKTLKLQEITKPLPRNLKEKFLTEAVRRILNSERQCIKGGVSSRRRKLVTVIAATFPDNVRYGIMEFILEDVKQRIDLAFSWLFEEYSLLQGFTRHTYVKTENRPDHAYNELLNKLIFGIGERCDHKDKIILIRRVYLEAPILPEVSIGHLVQLSLDDEFSQHGLELIKDLAVLRPPRKNRFVRALLNFSVHERTDLRDRALAHLVSLYHVHKILPARIDEFATEWLKFVEQETPPAVVFSQDFGRPTAESAWREDTAKVCLGLAFTLLPYKPEVYVEQICQVFVSTSAELKRTILRSLDNPIKKLGVENPTILQLIEDCPKGMETLVIRIIYILTERVPSPHEDLVRRVRDLYQNKVKDVRVMIPVLSGLSRSELISVLPKLIKLNPAVVKEVFNRLLGIGAEFAHQTMALSPTDILVALHTIDTNVCDLKAIVKATSLCLAERDLYTQEVLMAVLQQLVEVVPLPTLMMRTTIQSLTLYPRLANFVMNLLQRLIMKQVWRQKVIWEGFLKTVQRLKPQSMPILLHLPPAQLVDALQQCPDLRPALSEYAESMQDEPMNGSGITQQVLDIISGKSVDVFVTDESGGYISADHIKKEVQDPSEIGVISTVPVLTSLVPLPVPPPIASDLNQPLPPGED is encoded by the exons ATGGATAGCATAATTGGACGCAGCCAGTTTGTCTCAGAAACGGCCAATCTCTTTCTAGATGAGAAGACGGCGACGGCAAGGGCTAAG GTGGTCGAGTGGTGCAATGAACTGGTAATCGCACCGGCTTCGACCAAATGTGAACTCCTGGTCAAGGTGCAGGAGATTGTCCTTGGATCCTGCACGGAGCTGGCCGAGGAGTTCCTGGAGCCAGTACTGTCTTTGGCCCACGACCCGAACATGGAGGTGCGGAGGCAGGTGGTCGCCTTCGTGGAGCAAGTGTG CAAAGTGAAGGTTGAGCTACTGCCTCATGTTATTAACATCGTGTCTATGCTGCTGAGGGATAACTCGGCCCAGGTGATCAAGCGAGTCATACAGGCCTGCGGCAGCATCTACAAAAATGGGTTGCAGTACTTGTGCAACCTCATGGAACCTGGCGACAGCGCCGAGCAGGCATGGAACATCCTCAGCCTGATCAAGGCCCAGATTCTGGACATGATAGACAACGAAAACGACGGCATACGCACAAACGCGATCAAGTTCCTCGAGGGCGTCGTTGTGCTGCAGAGCTTTGCTGACGAGGACAGCCTCAAAAGGGATGGAGACTTCTCGCTGGGCGATGTCCCTGACCACTGTAAGCTCTTCCGTCGCCAAAAGTTGCAGGAGGAAGGCCACAATATATTTGACATATTGCTCCAGTTTCACGGAACCACGCATATTTCTTCGGTAAACTTAATTGCCTGTACAAGCAGCCTCTGCACGGTTGCCAAAATGCGGCCCGTATTCATGGGTGCCGTAGTAGATGCTTTTAAGCAGCTGAATGCCAATCTGCCGCCCACCCTCACTGACTCGCAGGTGAGTTCCGTGCGCAAGAGTCTGAAGATGCAGCTGCAGACATTGCTGAAGAATCGTGGAGCCTTCGAGTTTTCGGGTACCATCCGAGGCATGCTGGTTGACCTGGGATCCTCGTCTAATGAGATCCAGAAGCTTATTCCTAAGATGGACAAACAGGAGATGGCTCGGCGACAGAAGCGCATCCTTGAAAACGCCGCACAAAGTCTCGCGAAGAGAGCACGTTTGGCCAGTGAACAGCAAGAGCAGCAGCATAGGGAGATGGAGCTAGACACCGAGGAGTTGGAGAGGCAGAAGCAAAAGTCCACACGAGTGAACGAGAAGTTTCTGGCCGAGCATCTGCGCAATCCCGAAATGGTGGTTGGTCTGGTGGTGGAGTTCCTGCCAACTCTGCCCGCTGAGGTGCCTCAAAAGTTTCTTGAGGAGTACACGCCCATTCGTGAAATGTCCATACAGCAGCAGGTGAGCAACATCTCCAGAATGTTTGGCGAGCAGCTTTCAGAGAAGCGCCTTGGCCCAGGCGCCGCAACCTTTAGTCGGGAGCCACCAATGAGGGTTAAGAAAGTGCAAGCAAATGAGTCAGCTTCTACTGCTATGGATGTAGACGATGAAGCTGCCCAAAAACTGAGTGAAGAAGAATTGCAACGCAAGGAGGAGGCCACCAAAAAGCTGCGCGAGACAATGGAGAGAGCCAAAGGCGAGCAGACTGTGATCGAAAAGATGAAGGAGCGCGCCAAGACACTAAAGCTGCAGGAGATCACTAAGCCTCTGCCACGCAATCTTAAGGAAAAGTTCCTAACAGAAGCAGTGCGTCGCATCCTTAACTCGGAGCGGCAGTGCATCAAGGGAGGGGTGTCATCTAGGCGCCGGAAGCTGGTTACCGTTATTGCAGCCACCTTCCCGGATAACGTACGTTACGGCATCATGGAGTTTATCCTTGAGGATGTGAAGCAGCGCATTGATTTGGCCTTCTCCTGGCTCTTTGAGGAATACTCTCTGTTGCAAGGATTCACAAGGCACACTTACGTTAAGACCGAGAATCGACCAGATCACGCATATAACGAGTTGCTAAACAAGCTCATATTTGGCATCGGAGAGCGTTGCGATCACAAGGATAAGATTATACTGATCCGTCGCGTTTATCTAGAGGCACCCATTCTTCCCGAAGTTTCAATAGGACATTTGGTTCAGCTTTCATTGGACGACGAGTTTTCCCAGCACGGTCTGGAGCTGATCAAGGACCTTGCGGTTCTTAGACCTCCTCGAAAGAATAGATTCGTGCGAGCGCTGCTAAACTTTTCCGTGCACGAGCGAACTGACCTTCGGGATCGTGCACTGGCCCACCTTGTCAGTCTCTATCATGTGCACAAAATCCTTCCGGCGCGGATAGATGAATTTGCGACGGAGTGGCTTAAGTTCGTAGAGCAGGAGACTCCACCAGCCGTTGTTTTCTCGCAGGACTTCGGTCGACCTACAGCAGAGTCCGCCTGGCGGGAAGACACGGCAAAGGTGTGCCTTGGTTTGGCCTTTACCCTGCTACCCTATAAGCCGGAAG TTTATGTGGAACAGATTTGTCAAGTTTTCGTGTCTACATCCGCCGAACTGAAGCGCACAATTTTGCGTAGCCTGGATAATCCTATCAAGAAGCTGGGTGTAGAAAATCCCACAATACTGCAGCTGATAGAGGACTGCCCGAAGGGCATGGAGACCTTGGTGATCCGCATCATCTACATACTGACGGAGCGAGTGCCATCGCCACACGAGGATCTAGTCCGACGCGTTAGGGATCTCTACCAGAACAAAGTCAAGGATGTTCGTGTGATGATACCCGTACTTAGCGGCTTGTCCCGCTCCGAGCTGATCTCCGTTCTTCCTAAGCTGATAAAACTTAATCCCGCTGTGGTGAAGGAGGTTTTCAATCGTTTGCTTGGCATTGGTGCCGAATTTGCTCATCAGACGATGGCTCTGTCTCCCACTGATATTCTGGTGGCCTTGCACACCATTGACACCAATGTCTGTGACCTTAAGGCCATTGTCAAGGCTACATCGCTGTGCCTGGCTGAAAGAGATTTATACACCCAGGAGGTGCTAATGGCTGTGCTACAGCAGCTGGTGGAGGTTGTTCCACTGCCTACTCTGATGATGCGCACAACCATCCAGAGTTTGACTCTTTATCCGCGCCTAGCCAACTTTGTAATGAACTTGTTGCAGCGTCTTATCATGAAGCAGGTTTGGCGGCAGAAGGTGATTTGGGAGGGCTTTTTAAAGACCGTGCAACGCCTCAAGCCGCAGTCCATGCCAATTCTGCTGCACCTTCCTCCCGCCCAGCTGGTGGACGCACTGCAGCAGTGCCCTGATTTGAGGCCAGCTTTGTCGGAATACGCGGAGAGCATGCAGGACGAGCCGATGAATGGCAGCGGCATTACCCAGCAGGTTTTGGATATCATCTCCGGGAAGTCAGTGGATGTGTTTGTCACG GACGAAAGTGGCGGTTACATCAGCGCCGACCACATTAAGAAGGAGGTACAGGATCCATCGGAAATCGGCGTTATATCCACAGTGCCCGTGCTGACGTCTTTGGTGCCACTGCCTGTTCCCCCGCCCATCGCCAGTGATCTGAACCAGCCTCTGCCGCCTGGCGAGGACTAG